A window of Puntigrus tetrazona isolate hp1 chromosome 11, ASM1883169v1, whole genome shotgun sequence contains these coding sequences:
- the cflara gene encoding CASP8 and FADD-like apoptosis regulator a isoform X4 — translation MKSHGVNGDKPVRRQPHHHQHSLFSKLKTLTCQSFLDVVVELEKLDELSCDKLDLLEQCLRNIRRLDLVIKIQAYKNRGENVPCAVSKAQKLIKFTPASSVQQEKETPHFSQDFQNLKLSVPETGSQHQQVIRRSSHCLYVCQALMEQYEMNPEQRGLCVIIDCVGFDGEMMNQTFMCLGFKVIFHSLLGLKETQKVLENLTRNRILQGVNLFVCCIISRGTDTHLLATDSGSLGIRLEDLRQLFCPTQCPSLCGKPKLFFTQIYRTTEVSNTPSMDEHLETDAPARYYSIPVSADVLWSVCRAEAKLLEESDHWSVYLRALHSTFLKGRQRKMLLLEIMAEVNRYVFGHNQQNPENEYHLQLSHTLHKKLYL, via the exons ATGAAGTCACACGGAGTCAACG GAGATAAGCCTGTCCGGAGGCAACCCCACCACCACCAACACTCTTTGTTCTCTAAATTAAAGACGTTGACATGTCAG AGCTTTCTAGACGTGGTGGTGGAGTTGGAGAAGTTAGATGAACTATCGTGTGATAAACTAGACCTGCTTGAACAGTGTTTGAGAAACATTAGAAGACTAGACCTTGTCATAAAGATTCAGGCCTACAAGAATAGAG GTGAAAATGTACCATGTGCAGTCTCTAAAGCTCAGAAACTCATTAAG TTCACTCCTGCGTCTTCTGTTCaacaagagaaagaaacacCACACTTTTCTCAag acTTTCAAAATTTGAAGCTTTCGGTGCCAGAAACAGGGTCACAACATCAACAG GTTATAAGACGTTCCTCCCACTGTCTGTATGTCTGCCAGGCTTTGATGGAGCAGTATGAAATGAATCCTGAGCAGAGGGGGCTGTGTGTGATCATTGACTGTGTTGGCTTTGATGGAG AGATGATGAATCAGACATTCATGTGTCTGGGTTTCAAGGTAATTTTTCACTCTCTCTTGGGTCTAAAAGAAACCCAGAAGGTCTTGGAAAACCTGACCCGCAACCGGATCCTCCAGGGGGTCAATCTCTTTGTCTGCTGCATCATCAGCAGGGGCACGGACACTCATCTGTTGGCTACGGACTCTGGCAGCCTTGGCATCAGGCTGGAGGACCTCAGGCAGCTTTTCTGCCCAACCCAGTGTCCCTCTCTATGTGGTAAACCCAAACTGTTCTTTACCCAGATCTACAGGACCACAGAAGTCTCAAACACCCCCTCAATGGATGAACACCTTGAGACCGATGCACCAGCACGTTACTATTCTATCCCGGTGTCGGCAGATGTTCTTTGGAGCGTGTGCAGAGCAGAGGCAAAGCTGCTGGAAGAGTCTGACCACTGGTCTGTTTACCTGCGTGCGTTACATTCTACCTTTCTGAAGGGAAGACAGAG aaaGATGCTTTTATTGGAAATCATGGCTGAGGTGAACAGATACGTGTTTGGTCACAATCAGCAAAATCCTGAAAATGAGTACCACCTTCAACTCTCTCACACATTACACAAGAAACTTTATTTGTAA
- the cflara gene encoding CASP8 and FADD-like apoptosis regulator a isoform X1: MADGFSNMVNNVTASLEKEECKTLLYLCTDLFNNVCVKDLRGALLAFAKQAQAQAGQARAGDALLMELMFRMKRFDILKKVFDTNKQQVESILKKGAVLSDYRVLMADVSENLEKEELQSLLFLLSRTLPKERLARATSFLDVVVELEKLDELSCDKLDLLEQCLRNIRRLDLVIKIQAYKNRGENVPCAVSKAQKLIKFTPASSVQQEKETPHFSQDFQNLKLSVPETGSQHQQVIRRSSHCLYVCQALMEQYEMNPEQRGLCVIIDCVGFDGEMMNQTFMCLGFKVIFHSLLGLKETQKVLENLTRNRILQGVNLFVCCIISRGTDTHLLATDSGSLGIRLEDLRQLFCPTQCPSLCGKPKLFFTQIYRTTEVSNTPSMDEHLETDAPARYYSIPVSADVLWSVCRAEAKLLEESDHWSVYLRALHSTFLKGRQRKMLLLEIMAEVNRYVFGHNQQNPENEYHLQLSHTLHKKLYL, translated from the exons ATGGCGGATGGATTTTCTAACATGGTCAACAATGTGACTGCATCTCTTGAAAAAGAGGAGTGTAAAACCCTCCTGTACCTTTGTACAGATTTGTTCAACAACGTCTGCGTGAAAGATTTGAGAGGAGCTTTGTTGGCGTTCGCCAAACAGGCACAAGCTCAAGCAGGTCAAGCTCGGGCTGGTGATGCCCTGCTGATGGAGCTCATGTTCAGAATGAAGCGCTTTGATATCCTGAAGAAGGTTTTTGATACCAACAAGCAACAGGTAGAAAGTATTCTGAAGAAGGGAGCTGTCCTCTCAGATTACAG AGTTCTAATGGCCGATGTGAGCGAAAACCTAGAAAAAGAGGAGTTGCAGTCTCTTTTATTTCTCCTGAGCAGAACCCTTCCCAAAGAAAGACTTGCTAGAGCTACC AGCTTTCTAGACGTGGTGGTGGAGTTGGAGAAGTTAGATGAACTATCGTGTGATAAACTAGACCTGCTTGAACAGTGTTTGAGAAACATTAGAAGACTAGACCTTGTCATAAAGATTCAGGCCTACAAGAATAGAG GTGAAAATGTACCATGTGCAGTCTCTAAAGCTCAGAAACTCATTAAG TTCACTCCTGCGTCTTCTGTTCaacaagagaaagaaacacCACACTTTTCTCAag acTTTCAAAATTTGAAGCTTTCGGTGCCAGAAACAGGGTCACAACATCAACAG GTTATAAGACGTTCCTCCCACTGTCTGTATGTCTGCCAGGCTTTGATGGAGCAGTATGAAATGAATCCTGAGCAGAGGGGGCTGTGTGTGATCATTGACTGTGTTGGCTTTGATGGAG AGATGATGAATCAGACATTCATGTGTCTGGGTTTCAAGGTAATTTTTCACTCTCTCTTGGGTCTAAAAGAAACCCAGAAGGTCTTGGAAAACCTGACCCGCAACCGGATCCTCCAGGGGGTCAATCTCTTTGTCTGCTGCATCATCAGCAGGGGCACGGACACTCATCTGTTGGCTACGGACTCTGGCAGCCTTGGCATCAGGCTGGAGGACCTCAGGCAGCTTTTCTGCCCAACCCAGTGTCCCTCTCTATGTGGTAAACCCAAACTGTTCTTTACCCAGATCTACAGGACCACAGAAGTCTCAAACACCCCCTCAATGGATGAACACCTTGAGACCGATGCACCAGCACGTTACTATTCTATCCCGGTGTCGGCAGATGTTCTTTGGAGCGTGTGCAGAGCAGAGGCAAAGCTGCTGGAAGAGTCTGACCACTGGTCTGTTTACCTGCGTGCGTTACATTCTACCTTTCTGAAGGGAAGACAGAG aaaGATGCTTTTATTGGAAATCATGGCTGAGGTGAACAGATACGTGTTTGGTCACAATCAGCAAAATCCTGAAAATGAGTACCACCTTCAACTCTCTCACACATTACACAAGAAACTTTATTTGTAA
- the cflara gene encoding CASP8 and FADD-like apoptosis regulator a isoform X3, giving the protein MKSHGVNVSPGDKPVRRQPHHHQHSLFSKLKTLTCQSFLDVVVELEKLDELSCDKLDLLEQCLRNIRRLDLVIKIQAYKNRGENVPCAVSKAQKLIKFTPASSVQQEKETPHFSQDFQNLKLSVPETGSQHQQVIRRSSHCLYVCQALMEQYEMNPEQRGLCVIIDCVGFDGEMMNQTFMCLGFKVIFHSLLGLKETQKVLENLTRNRILQGVNLFVCCIISRGTDTHLLATDSGSLGIRLEDLRQLFCPTQCPSLCGKPKLFFTQIYRTTEVSNTPSMDEHLETDAPARYYSIPVSADVLWSVCRAEAKLLEESDHWSVYLRALHSTFLKGRQRKMLLLEIMAEVNRYVFGHNQQNPENEYHLQLSHTLHKKLYL; this is encoded by the exons ATGAAGTCACACGGAGTCAACG TGTCACCAGGAGATAAGCCTGTCCGGAGGCAACCCCACCACCACCAACACTCTTTGTTCTCTAAATTAAAGACGTTGACATGTCAG AGCTTTCTAGACGTGGTGGTGGAGTTGGAGAAGTTAGATGAACTATCGTGTGATAAACTAGACCTGCTTGAACAGTGTTTGAGAAACATTAGAAGACTAGACCTTGTCATAAAGATTCAGGCCTACAAGAATAGAG GTGAAAATGTACCATGTGCAGTCTCTAAAGCTCAGAAACTCATTAAG TTCACTCCTGCGTCTTCTGTTCaacaagagaaagaaacacCACACTTTTCTCAag acTTTCAAAATTTGAAGCTTTCGGTGCCAGAAACAGGGTCACAACATCAACAG GTTATAAGACGTTCCTCCCACTGTCTGTATGTCTGCCAGGCTTTGATGGAGCAGTATGAAATGAATCCTGAGCAGAGGGGGCTGTGTGTGATCATTGACTGTGTTGGCTTTGATGGAG AGATGATGAATCAGACATTCATGTGTCTGGGTTTCAAGGTAATTTTTCACTCTCTCTTGGGTCTAAAAGAAACCCAGAAGGTCTTGGAAAACCTGACCCGCAACCGGATCCTCCAGGGGGTCAATCTCTTTGTCTGCTGCATCATCAGCAGGGGCACGGACACTCATCTGTTGGCTACGGACTCTGGCAGCCTTGGCATCAGGCTGGAGGACCTCAGGCAGCTTTTCTGCCCAACCCAGTGTCCCTCTCTATGTGGTAAACCCAAACTGTTCTTTACCCAGATCTACAGGACCACAGAAGTCTCAAACACCCCCTCAATGGATGAACACCTTGAGACCGATGCACCAGCACGTTACTATTCTATCCCGGTGTCGGCAGATGTTCTTTGGAGCGTGTGCAGAGCAGAGGCAAAGCTGCTGGAAGAGTCTGACCACTGGTCTGTTTACCTGCGTGCGTTACATTCTACCTTTCTGAAGGGAAGACAGAG aaaGATGCTTTTATTGGAAATCATGGCTGAGGTGAACAGATACGTGTTTGGTCACAATCAGCAAAATCCTGAAAATGAGTACCACCTTCAACTCTCTCACACATTACACAAGAAACTTTATTTGTAA
- the cflara gene encoding CASP8 and FADD-like apoptosis regulator a isoform X2, giving the protein MADGFSNMVNNVTASLEKEECKTLLYLCTDLFNNVCVKDLRGALLAFAKQAQAQAGQARAGDALLMELMFRMKRFDILKKVFDTNKQQVESILKKGAVLSDYRVLMADVSENLEKEELQSLLFLLSRTLPKERLARATSFLDVVVELEKLDELSCDKLDLLEQCLRNIRRLDLVIKIQAYKNRGENVPCAVSKAQKLIKFTPASSVQQEKETPHFSQDFQNLKLSVPETGSQHQQALMEQYEMNPEQRGLCVIIDCVGFDGEMMNQTFMCLGFKVIFHSLLGLKETQKVLENLTRNRILQGVNLFVCCIISRGTDTHLLATDSGSLGIRLEDLRQLFCPTQCPSLCGKPKLFFTQIYRTTEVSNTPSMDEHLETDAPARYYSIPVSADVLWSVCRAEAKLLEESDHWSVYLRALHSTFLKGRQRKMLLLEIMAEVNRYVFGHNQQNPENEYHLQLSHTLHKKLYL; this is encoded by the exons ATGGCGGATGGATTTTCTAACATGGTCAACAATGTGACTGCATCTCTTGAAAAAGAGGAGTGTAAAACCCTCCTGTACCTTTGTACAGATTTGTTCAACAACGTCTGCGTGAAAGATTTGAGAGGAGCTTTGTTGGCGTTCGCCAAACAGGCACAAGCTCAAGCAGGTCAAGCTCGGGCTGGTGATGCCCTGCTGATGGAGCTCATGTTCAGAATGAAGCGCTTTGATATCCTGAAGAAGGTTTTTGATACCAACAAGCAACAGGTAGAAAGTATTCTGAAGAAGGGAGCTGTCCTCTCAGATTACAG AGTTCTAATGGCCGATGTGAGCGAAAACCTAGAAAAAGAGGAGTTGCAGTCTCTTTTATTTCTCCTGAGCAGAACCCTTCCCAAAGAAAGACTTGCTAGAGCTACC AGCTTTCTAGACGTGGTGGTGGAGTTGGAGAAGTTAGATGAACTATCGTGTGATAAACTAGACCTGCTTGAACAGTGTTTGAGAAACATTAGAAGACTAGACCTTGTCATAAAGATTCAGGCCTACAAGAATAGAG GTGAAAATGTACCATGTGCAGTCTCTAAAGCTCAGAAACTCATTAAG TTCACTCCTGCGTCTTCTGTTCaacaagagaaagaaacacCACACTTTTCTCAag acTTTCAAAATTTGAAGCTTTCGGTGCCAGAAACAGGGTCACAACATCAACAG GCTTTGATGGAGCAGTATGAAATGAATCCTGAGCAGAGGGGGCTGTGTGTGATCATTGACTGTGTTGGCTTTGATGGAG AGATGATGAATCAGACATTCATGTGTCTGGGTTTCAAGGTAATTTTTCACTCTCTCTTGGGTCTAAAAGAAACCCAGAAGGTCTTGGAAAACCTGACCCGCAACCGGATCCTCCAGGGGGTCAATCTCTTTGTCTGCTGCATCATCAGCAGGGGCACGGACACTCATCTGTTGGCTACGGACTCTGGCAGCCTTGGCATCAGGCTGGAGGACCTCAGGCAGCTTTTCTGCCCAACCCAGTGTCCCTCTCTATGTGGTAAACCCAAACTGTTCTTTACCCAGATCTACAGGACCACAGAAGTCTCAAACACCCCCTCAATGGATGAACACCTTGAGACCGATGCACCAGCACGTTACTATTCTATCCCGGTGTCGGCAGATGTTCTTTGGAGCGTGTGCAGAGCAGAGGCAAAGCTGCTGGAAGAGTCTGACCACTGGTCTGTTTACCTGCGTGCGTTACATTCTACCTTTCTGAAGGGAAGACAGAG aaaGATGCTTTTATTGGAAATCATGGCTGAGGTGAACAGATACGTGTTTGGTCACAATCAGCAAAATCCTGAAAATGAGTACCACCTTCAACTCTCTCACACATTACACAAGAAACTTTATTTGTAA
- the tmem169a gene encoding transmembrane protein 169a — MRDRGSGELTGLELEGVMETEETPVNTLERSAEEEGTSTRRKKKKKKKEIIYRSDLEVEDAGEGTSADVDGGFSPPLDEEEEDIPPDSRFVTLTGTITRGKRKGQMVDIYMTLTDKELRDMARSKERLDAECDGVAEAKQKPCALGVSQGPHVLLWSLSCSPFIFLLSFITSFYYGTLTWYNVFLVYNEERSFLHKITVCPLLILLYPVLIMALCVCMGVYAAVTQLSWVFGEWWLAVRDLEKGFCGWMCGKLGLEDCAPYNVVELLDSDTLSGTLQAKRMEDVEHTSTL, encoded by the exons ATGAGAGATAGGGGGTCCGGAGAGCTCACTGGTTTGGAGCTGGAGGGAGTGATGGAGACGGAGGAGACCCCGGTGAACACGCTTGAGAGGTCAGCAGAGGAGGAGGGAACCAGCAccaggaggaagaagaaaaagaaaaagaaagagatcaTCTACCGCTCTGACCTGGAGGTGGAGGATGCTGGGGAGGGAACCTCTGCGGATGTGGATGGAGGCTTTAGCCCTCCACTTGATGAAG AAGAAGAGGATATCCCTCCTGACAGCCGATTCGTGACCCTGACTGGCACCATCACGAGGGGAAAGCGGAAAGGCCAAATGGTAGACATCTATATGACGCTTACCGACAAAGAGCTGAGAGACATGGCGCGCTCCAAAGAGCGTCTAGATGCAGAGTGTGACGGGGTCGCGGAAGCCAAGCAAAAACCCTGTGCACTGGGGGTCAGCCAGGGCCCTCATGTTCTCCTCTGGAGCCTTTCCTGCTCCCCGTTCATCTTCCTTCTCTCCTTCATCACGTCGTTTTACTACGGGACGCTCACCTGGTACAACGTCTTCCTGGTTTACAATGAGGAACGCAGCTTTCTGCACAAGATTACGGTGTGTCCCTTGCTCATTCTGTTGTATCCGGTGCTGATCATGGCGTTGTGTGTCTGTATGGGGGTGTACGCCGCCGTGACCCAGCTGTCCTGGGTTTTTGGAGAGTGGTGGTTGGCGGTGAGGGACCTGGAGAAGGGCTTCTGTGGGTGGATGTGTGGTAAGCTGGGGCTGGAGGACTGTGCCCCATATAATGTAGTTGAGCTGCTGGACTCTGACACTCTGTCCGGGACCCTCCAGGCGAAGAGGATGGAAGATGTTGAGCACACTTCTACTTTGTGA
- the pecr gene encoding peroxisomal trans-2-enoyl-CoA reductase has product MAVSSVFKAGLFNYKVAVVTGGATGIGKAITSELLQLGCSVVISSRKLERLESAAEELMQKIPPSSPAKVTPIQCNIRNEEEVKNLMASTLKLHGRIDFLVNNGGGQFSSPVSLMSAKGWKAVIDTNLNGTFLCCKEAYSAWMKDHGGAIVNIIADMWKGFPGMAHTGAARAAVDNLTKSLAIEWADRGVRINSVAPGTIISKTAMENYKEIGPTMFKMSVPFSPAKRLGVPEEISPAVCFLLSPAAGYITGATLKVDAGQSLYHSVWEIPDHTAWPPAP; this is encoded by the exons ATGGCTGTGTCCAGTGTTTTTAAAGCAGGTCTTTTCAATTACAAAGTTGCAGTTGTGACGGGAGGCGCGACTGGGATAGGAAAAGCTATTACTTCTGAGCTCTTACAGTTAG GTTGCAGTGTGGTCATATCCTCCAGAAAGCTTGAGCGTCTAGAGTCAGCAGCTGAAGAGCTGATGCAGAAAATCCCCCCATCCAGTCCAGCTAAAGTGACCCCTATACAGTGCAACATCCGCAATGAAGAAGAG GTGAAGAACCTGATGGCCTCCACTCTGAAACTTCATGGAAGGATTGACTTTTTGGTGAATAATGGAGGTGGGCAGTTTTCCAGCCCGGTCAGCTTGATGAGCGCAAAAGGCTGGAAAGCTGTGATTGACACCAACCTCAACGGAACCTTCTTATGCTGCAAAGAAG CGTACAGTGCGTGGATGAAAGATCACGGAGGTGCAATCGTGAACATCATTGCAGACATGTGGAAGGGTTTCCCTGGAATGGC GCACACAGGAGCGGCCAGAGCGGCGGTGGACAACCTGACCAAGAGCCTGGCCATTGAGTGGGCTGACAGAGGGGTCCGCATCAACTCTGTGGCTCCG GGAACTATCATCTCCAAAACTGCAATGGAAAACTACAAAGAAATTGGTCCAACAATGTTTAAGATGTCAGTGCCATTCAGTCCGGCTAAAAGACTCGGTGTTcctgaggag ATATCGCCGGCCGTATGTTTCTTGCTGTCTCCGGCTGCCGGCTACATTACTGGAGCAACCCTGAAAGTCGATGCAGGACAGAGCCTCTACCACTCTGTTTGGGAAATACCAG ATCACACAGCCTGGCCTCCAGCCCCATAG